The Ralstonia wenshanensis genome includes a region encoding these proteins:
- a CDS encoding HD-GYP domain-containing protein, with protein sequence MAQQSRPHIILASLTLAGGSRYPSALGHLIRTAAVAAYLANVLELDDAEQRRIYLVAPVHDIGKLGIPDDVLLKPASLTDSEQEVMQRHSDIGADLLAGTPDPILQLAASVARHHHEHFDGSGYPGGLAGDDVPLAARVVAIADAFDAMLEPRVYRQGMPEDDALDVVADQSGRCFDPTLAECFLKNVAGVRRARAAAESLVQQYGDVSGVIRFYGARGQSPSFLRYIQTLG encoded by the coding sequence ATGGCACAACAAAGCCGCCCCCACATCATCCTCGCCAGCCTGACGCTTGCTGGCGGGTCACGCTATCCGTCGGCTCTGGGCCACCTCATCCGGACCGCTGCTGTTGCGGCATACCTGGCAAACGTTTTGGAGCTGGACGACGCCGAGCAGAGGCGCATCTACCTTGTGGCGCCCGTGCACGACATCGGCAAGCTGGGCATTCCGGATGACGTGCTGCTCAAGCCCGCCTCCCTGACCGACTCAGAGCAAGAGGTCATGCAGCGGCACTCGGATATCGGTGCCGACCTGCTGGCCGGAACGCCCGACCCGATCCTGCAGTTGGCAGCCAGCGTCGCGCGCCATCATCACGAGCATTTTGACGGCAGCGGCTATCCGGGCGGCCTCGCGGGTGACGATGTTCCGCTTGCCGCGCGGGTCGTAGCGATTGCCGATGCGTTCGACGCCATGCTTGAGCCACGCGTCTACCGCCAGGGGATGCCGGAAGACGACGCGCTCGATGTGGTGGCCGACCAGAGCGGCCGATGTTTTGACCCGACGCTGGCGGAATGCTTCCTGAAGAACGTGGCAGGGGTTCGGCGCGCTCGTGCTGCTGCAGAAAGCCTGGTGCAGCAGTACGGCGACGTGTCGGGTGTCATCCGGTTCTACGGAGCGCGAGGTCAATCCCCTTCATTCTTGAGGTATATCCAGACGCTTGGATAA